One window of Agromyces rhizosphaerae genomic DNA carries:
- the lspA gene encoding signal peptidase II, whose product MEAEARRSAQVRISALVLLVAIAATIYGLDYLTKQLVVTNLTEGEIVPVLGPVLQWQFVRNPGAAFSIASGMTWIFTILAAGVLTFIIWFARRIRSLLWAVVFGLLLGGVLGNLTDRLTREPGFGLGHVIDFISTPWMLPAIYNVADIGVVSSMVLFLFLTIRGIGLDGEREVRPARGAADDEAEGAAEPAEGAEAAEGAEASEGSEQSADSERSDDAIEELFGEPEEPETPASAPDSRED is encoded by the coding sequence TTGGAGGCTGAGGCCCGGCGCTCCGCGCAGGTCCGAATCAGCGCACTGGTCCTGCTCGTCGCGATCGCCGCGACGATCTACGGGCTCGACTACCTCACGAAGCAACTCGTCGTCACGAACCTCACCGAGGGGGAGATCGTCCCCGTGCTGGGGCCGGTGCTCCAGTGGCAGTTCGTCCGCAACCCGGGTGCCGCGTTCTCGATCGCGAGCGGAATGACGTGGATCTTCACGATCCTCGCCGCCGGCGTGCTCACCTTCATCATCTGGTTCGCCCGCCGCATCCGCTCGCTCCTCTGGGCAGTGGTCTTCGGACTGCTGCTCGGTGGCGTGCTCGGCAACCTGACCGACCGGCTCACGCGTGAGCCGGGCTTCGGCCTCGGCCACGTGATCGACTTCATCTCGACCCCGTGGATGCTGCCGGCGATCTACAACGTCGCCGACATCGGCGTCGTGTCGAGCATGGTGCTGTTCCTGTTCCTCACCATCCGCGGCATCGGCCTCGACGGCGAGCGCGAGGTGCGGCCGGCGCGCGGCGCAGCCGACGACGAGGCGGAGGGCGCAGCCGAGCCGGCCGAGGGCGCCGAGGCGGCCGAGGGCGCCGAGGCGTCGGAGGGCTCCGAGCAGTCCGCCGACTCCGAGCGGTCCGACGACGCCATCGAGGAGCTCTTCGGCGAGCCGGAGGAGCCCGAGACGCCGGCGAGCGCGCCGGACTCCCGCGAGGACTGA
- a CDS encoding TetR/AcrR family transcriptional regulator has translation MTPAQQRAERRLDALLDTAAEIVDDVGAELITTAQVAERSGASIGTVYRYFPDRLAVLRALRERCVQRFRDRLAAAIGEEALDDPWHVVERSVVAAVDCYRHEPGFRVVRVVERDRSVGDDGLLAAVFADDLAAFVQEHFGLPADSTLRRRFDVAIEVADSLMARAFAADPAGDEWYIDECLSILREYLGDSFGLNEEQARATSVA, from the coding sequence GTGACCCCCGCTCAGCAGCGTGCCGAGCGACGCCTCGACGCGCTGCTCGACACCGCGGCGGAGATCGTCGACGATGTCGGGGCGGAGCTCATCACGACCGCGCAGGTGGCGGAGCGCTCCGGCGCCTCGATCGGCACGGTCTACCGCTACTTCCCCGATCGCCTCGCCGTGCTCCGCGCGCTGCGCGAGCGCTGCGTGCAGCGGTTCCGCGACCGCCTCGCGGCCGCGATCGGCGAGGAGGCGCTCGACGATCCATGGCACGTCGTGGAGCGCAGCGTGGTCGCGGCGGTCGACTGCTACCGGCACGAGCCCGGGTTCCGGGTCGTGCGGGTCGTCGAGCGCGACCGCTCGGTCGGCGATGACGGGCTGCTCGCCGCCGTGTTCGCCGACGACCTCGCGGCCTTCGTGCAGGAGCACTTCGGGCTGCCCGCCGACAGCACCCTGCGCCGGCGCTTCGACGTCGCGATCGAGGTCGCGGACTCCCTGATGGCGCGGGCGTTCGCTGCGGACCCGGCCGGCGACGAGTGGTACATCGACGAATGCCTGTCGATCCTGCGGGAATATCTCGGCGACTCGTTCGGCTTGAACGAGGAGCAGGCGCGCGCGACCTCGGTCGCCTGA
- the dnaE gene encoding DNA polymerase III subunit alpha: MLDGAARVGELVAAAKEQGQPAIAMTDHGNVFGAYDFWKQATDVGIKPIIGTEAYLTPGTARGDKTRVRWGNGGGDDVSGAGAYTHMTLLAENTAGMHNLFRLNSLASIEGYYFKPRMDRELLETYGSGLIATTGCPSGEVQTRLRLGQYDEAVRAAADFRDIFGKENFFCEVMDHGLGIERRIQGDLIRLARELDLPLVATNDLHYTHAHDAKSHAALLCVQSGSTLDDPNRFKFDADDFYLRTAAEMRRTWSEYPEACDNTLLIAERCEVEFNTSANYMPRFPVPAGENEESWFVKEVEKGLHERYPGGIPDAVRKQADYEVGVIVQMGFPGYFLVVADFINWSKDHGIRVGPGRGSGAGSMAAYAMKITDLDPLQHGLIFERFLNPDRVSMPDFDVDFDERRRGEVIKYVTDKYGDERVAQIVTYGTIKAKQALKDSSRVLGFPFGMGEKLTKAMPPAVMGKDIPLSGIFDRDHPRYKEAGDIRALIETDPEAKTVFDTAVGLENLKRQWGVHAAGVIMSSEPLIDIIPIMKREQDGQIVTQFDYPACESLGLIKMDFLGLRNLTIIDDALDNIEANRGFRPVLEDLALDDRAAYELLGRGDTLGVFQLDGGPMRSLLRLMKPDNFEDISAVIALYRPGPMGANSHTNYALRKNGQQEITPIHPELAEPLKDILDTSYGLIIYQEQVMAIAQKVAGFSLGQADILRRAMGKKKKSELDKQYAGFQQGMHDNGYSDAAVKTLWDILLPFSDYAFNKAHSAAYGVLSYWTAYLKAHYPAEYMAALLTSVGDARDKLAMYLNECRRMGIKVLPPDVNESIGFFAAVGEDIRFGLGAVRNVGFNVVEAIRGAREEQGRFESFHDFLKKVPIPVANKRTVESLAKAGAFDSLGHTRRALVEIHESAVESAVKDKRAEANGDVGFDFDSLFEEDERAPVAQVPERPEWTKRDKLAFEREMLGLYVSDHPLAGLEVPLAKHASTTITDLVSSDATQDGDTATIAGLVTSVQHRVARSSGNQYGMIQVEDFSGELTVMFMGKAYQEFSPDLQADRIAVVRGRVSMRDDGMNLHAYSIVLPELGQDDESGPVVITLPDQRATTDTVTALGEVLGRHSGATEVHLKLVKGGTARVFELPFPVRVTPDLYGELKSLLGPNCLV, translated from the coding sequence ATGCTCGACGGGGCGGCCCGGGTGGGCGAGCTCGTGGCCGCGGCGAAGGAGCAGGGCCAGCCGGCCATCGCGATGACCGACCACGGCAACGTGTTCGGCGCCTACGACTTCTGGAAGCAGGCGACGGATGTCGGCATCAAGCCGATCATCGGCACCGAGGCGTACCTCACGCCGGGCACGGCACGCGGCGACAAGACCCGCGTGCGCTGGGGGAACGGCGGCGGCGACGACGTCTCGGGCGCCGGCGCGTACACGCACATGACCCTGCTCGCCGAGAACACCGCGGGCATGCACAACCTCTTCCGCCTCAACTCGCTGGCGTCGATCGAGGGCTACTACTTCAAGCCGCGCATGGACCGTGAGCTGCTCGAGACCTACGGGTCGGGGCTCATCGCGACCACGGGATGCCCGTCGGGCGAGGTGCAGACGCGCCTGCGCCTCGGCCAGTACGACGAGGCGGTGCGGGCCGCCGCCGACTTCCGCGACATCTTCGGCAAGGAGAACTTCTTCTGCGAGGTCATGGACCACGGCCTCGGCATCGAGCGCCGCATCCAGGGCGACCTGATCCGGCTCGCGAGGGAGCTCGACCTGCCGCTCGTCGCCACGAACGACCTGCACTACACGCACGCGCACGACGCGAAGAGCCACGCGGCGCTGCTGTGCGTGCAGTCCGGGTCGACGCTCGACGACCCCAACCGGTTCAAGTTCGACGCGGACGACTTCTACCTGCGCACCGCCGCCGAGATGCGGCGCACCTGGAGTGAGTACCCCGAGGCGTGCGACAACACGCTGCTGATCGCCGAGCGCTGCGAGGTGGAGTTCAACACGAGCGCGAACTACATGCCGCGCTTCCCGGTGCCCGCGGGGGAGAACGAGGAGAGCTGGTTCGTCAAGGAGGTCGAGAAGGGCCTGCACGAGCGCTACCCGGGCGGCATCCCCGATGCCGTGCGGAAGCAGGCCGACTACGAGGTCGGCGTCATCGTGCAGATGGGCTTCCCCGGCTACTTCCTCGTCGTCGCCGACTTCATCAACTGGTCGAAGGACCACGGCATCCGCGTCGGCCCGGGCCGCGGGTCGGGTGCCGGCTCGATGGCCGCGTACGCGATGAAGATCACCGACCTCGACCCGCTGCAGCACGGGCTCATCTTCGAGCGGTTCCTGAACCCCGACCGCGTCTCGATGCCCGACTTCGACGTGGACTTCGACGAGCGTCGTCGCGGCGAGGTCATCAAGTACGTCACCGACAAGTACGGCGACGAGCGCGTCGCGCAGATCGTCACCTACGGCACGATCAAGGCGAAGCAGGCGCTGAAGGACTCCTCGCGCGTGCTCGGCTTCCCGTTCGGCATGGGGGAGAAGCTCACCAAGGCGATGCCGCCGGCCGTGATGGGCAAGGACATCCCGCTCTCGGGGATCTTCGACCGCGACCACCCGCGGTACAAGGAGGCGGGCGACATCCGCGCCCTCATCGAGACCGACCCGGAGGCGAAGACCGTCTTCGACACCGCGGTCGGGCTCGAGAACCTGAAGCGCCAGTGGGGCGTGCACGCCGCGGGCGTGATCATGTCGAGCGAGCCGCTGATCGACATCATCCCGATCATGAAGCGCGAGCAGGACGGCCAGATCGTCACGCAGTTCGACTACCCCGCGTGCGAGTCGCTCGGCCTCATCAAGATGGACTTCCTGGGGCTGCGCAACCTCACGATCATCGACGACGCGCTCGACAACATCGAGGCCAACCGCGGGTTCCGCCCGGTGCTGGAGGACCTGGCGCTCGACGACCGCGCGGCCTACGAGCTCCTCGGCCGCGGCGACACGCTCGGCGTCTTCCAGCTCGACGGCGGGCCGATGCGCTCGCTGCTGCGACTCATGAAGCCCGACAACTTCGAGGACATCTCGGCGGTCATCGCCCTCTACCGTCCGGGCCCGATGGGCGCGAACTCGCACACCAACTACGCGCTGCGCAAGAACGGGCAGCAGGAGATCACGCCGATCCACCCGGAGCTCGCGGAGCCGCTGAAGGACATCCTCGACACCAGCTACGGCCTCATCATCTACCAGGAGCAGGTGATGGCCATCGCGCAGAAGGTGGCCGGCTTCAGCCTCGGCCAGGCCGACATCCTGCGGCGAGCGATGGGCAAGAAGAAGAAGTCCGAGCTCGACAAGCAGTACGCGGGCTTCCAGCAGGGCATGCACGACAACGGCTACTCGGATGCCGCGGTGAAGACGCTGTGGGACATCCTGCTGCCGTTCTCCGACTACGCCTTCAACAAGGCGCACTCCGCCGCGTACGGCGTGCTGAGCTACTGGACCGCGTACCTCAAGGCGCACTACCCGGCCGAGTACATGGCCGCGCTGCTGACCAGCGTCGGCGACGCGCGCGACAAGCTCGCGATGTACCTCAACGAGTGCCGCCGCATGGGCATCAAGGTGCTGCCGCCCGACGTGAACGAGTCGATCGGCTTCTTCGCGGCGGTCGGCGAGGACATCCGCTTCGGGCTCGGCGCGGTGCGCAACGTGGGCTTCAACGTCGTCGAGGCGATCCGGGGCGCGCGGGAGGAGCAGGGCCGGTTCGAGTCGTTCCACGACTTCCTGAAGAAGGTGCCGATCCCGGTCGCGAACAAGCGCACGGTCGAGTCGCTCGCGAAGGCGGGCGCGTTCGACTCGCTCGGACACACTCGGCGCGCGCTGGTGGAGATCCACGAGTCCGCGGTCGAGTCGGCGGTGAAGGACAAGCGCGCCGAGGCGAACGGCGATGTCGGGTTCGACTTCGACAGCCTGTTCGAGGAGGACGAGCGCGCGCCCGTGGCGCAGGTGCCGGAACGGCCGGAGTGGACCAAGCGCGACAAGCTCGCGTTCGAGCGCGAGATGCTCGGGCTCTACGTCTCCGACCACCCGCTCGCGGGTCTCGAGGTGCCGCTCGCCAAGCACGCCTCCACGACGATCACCGACCTGGTCTCATCGGATGCCACGCAGGACGGCGACACCGCGACGATCGCGGGGCTCGTGACGAGCGTGCAGCACCGCGTCGCCCGCTCGAGCGGCAACCAGTACGGCATGATCCAGGTCGAGGACTTCTCGGGCGAGCTCACGGTCATGTTCATGGGCAAGGCGTACCAGGAGTTCTCGCCCGACCTGCAGGCCGACCGCATCGCGGTCGTGCGCGGCCGGGTGAGCATGCGCGACGACGGCATGAACCTGCACGCGTACAGCATCGTGCTGCCCGAGCTCGGGCAGGACGACGAGTCGGGGCCCGTGGTGATCACCCTGCCCGACCAGCGCGCGACGACCGACACCGTCACGGCGCTCGGGGAGGTGCTCGGCCGTCACTCCGGCGCGACCGAGGTGCACCTGAAGCTCGTGAAGGGCGGCACGGCACGCGTGTTCGAGCTGCCGTTCCCGGTGCGCGTCACGCCCGACCTGTACGGCGAGCTGAAGAGCCTGCTCGGTCCGAACTGCCTGGTCTGA
- a CDS encoding flavin reductase family protein — MTASPVDLDAFRRAFRRHAAGVAIVTVLEPDGAPAAFTATSVASLAAVPPMATFNMARSASAWPAVASATHLVLHMLGARNRALAERMAGPRGSRFDGVGWRPGPGGAPVLDGVTAWMGGRILERFEVHESAIVALRVDEGALGEADAPLLYHERSYRTPGDVV; from the coding sequence GTGACCGCCTCCCCCGTCGACCTCGACGCCTTCCGCCGCGCCTTCCGCAGGCATGCAGCAGGGGTCGCGATCGTGACGGTCCTTGAGCCCGACGGCGCACCCGCCGCGTTCACGGCCACCTCCGTCGCGTCGCTCGCCGCGGTGCCGCCGATGGCGACGTTCAACATGGCGCGATCGGCGTCGGCCTGGCCCGCCGTGGCATCCGCGACCCACCTCGTGCTGCACATGCTCGGCGCGCGCAACCGCGCCCTCGCCGAGCGCATGGCCGGACCGCGCGGGTCCCGGTTCGACGGCGTCGGGTGGCGCCCCGGCCCCGGTGGCGCGCCCGTGCTCGACGGGGTCACCGCGTGGATGGGCGGGCGGATCCTGGAGCGGTTCGAGGTGCACGAGAGCGCGATCGTCGCGCTGCGCGTCGACGAGGGCGCGCTCGGCGAGGCGGATGCCCCGCTGCTCTACCACGAGCGCAGCTACCGCACGCCGGGCGACGTGGTCTGA
- the hisD gene encoding histidinol dehydrogenase produces the protein MMHTIDLRGAQPTAAELLALVPRSRSDVAAAEPVAAELIADVRARGAEALLDQSERFDGVRPESLRVPRAHLDEAAAGLDPAVADAARESIRRVREACAAQVPPPGRTVLGEGAVVEQRWQPVGRVGLYVPGGKAVYPSSVIMNVVPAQVAGVGSIAIASPPQPDHGGRVHPTILGIAALLGVDEVYAMGGAGAIGAFAYGLPDEGMDPVQVVTGPGNRFVAAGKRVVRGVVGIDAEAGPTDILVIADGAADPDLVAADLVSQAEHDELAAAVLVTDDEALAARVSERLTARQAATRHAERVRASLTGEQSATVLVDDLAQAAAFANAFGPEHLEIQVDDPDAVLALIENAGAIFIGPFSPVSLGDYSAGSNHVLPTGGHARFSSGLSAATFLRPQQVVRYDEQGLAGVASGIDALALAEQLPAHAEAVRARFGG, from the coding sequence ATGATGCACACGATCGACCTCCGCGGAGCCCAGCCTACCGCCGCCGAACTGCTCGCCCTCGTGCCGCGTTCGCGCAGCGATGTGGCAGCTGCGGAGCCGGTCGCGGCCGAGCTGATCGCCGACGTGCGCGCCCGCGGAGCCGAGGCCCTGCTCGACCAGTCCGAGCGCTTCGACGGCGTGCGGCCGGAGTCGCTTCGCGTGCCGCGGGCGCACCTCGACGAGGCCGCCGCGGGGCTCGACCCCGCCGTGGCCGACGCCGCGCGCGAGTCGATCCGGCGCGTGCGCGAGGCGTGCGCCGCGCAGGTGCCTCCGCCCGGTCGCACCGTGCTCGGGGAGGGCGCCGTCGTCGAGCAGCGCTGGCAGCCGGTCGGCCGGGTCGGGCTGTACGTGCCCGGCGGCAAGGCCGTCTACCCGTCCAGCGTCATCATGAACGTGGTGCCGGCCCAGGTCGCGGGCGTCGGCTCGATCGCGATCGCGTCGCCGCCGCAGCCCGACCACGGCGGGCGCGTGCACCCGACCATCCTCGGCATCGCGGCGCTGCTCGGCGTCGACGAGGTCTACGCCATGGGCGGTGCCGGCGCGATCGGCGCGTTCGCGTACGGGCTGCCCGACGAGGGAATGGACCCCGTGCAGGTGGTCACCGGCCCGGGCAACCGGTTCGTCGCCGCGGGCAAGCGCGTCGTGCGCGGCGTCGTCGGCATCGACGCGGAGGCGGGGCCCACCGACATCCTCGTGATCGCCGACGGCGCGGCCGACCCCGACCTCGTCGCCGCCGACCTCGTGAGCCAGGCCGAGCATGACGAGCTCGCCGCGGCCGTGCTGGTGACCGACGACGAGGCCCTCGCGGCGCGCGTGTCCGAACGGCTGACGGCACGCCAGGCGGCGACCCGGCACGCCGAGCGCGTGCGTGCATCGCTGACGGGCGAGCAGTCCGCGACCGTGCTCGTCGACGACCTCGCGCAGGCGGCCGCGTTCGCGAACGCGTTCGGTCCCGAGCACCTCGAGATCCAGGTCGACGACCCCGACGCGGTGCTCGCCCTGATCGAGAACGCGGGCGCCATCTTCATCGGGCCGTTCTCCCCGGTGAGCCTGGGGGACTACTCGGCGGGCTCGAACCACGTGCTGCCCACGGGCGGCCACGCGCGCTTCAGCTCGGGACTGTCGGCAGCGACCTTCCTGCGCCCCCAGCAGGTCGTCCGCTACGACGAGCAGGGCCTCGCGGGCGTCGCGAGCGGCATCGACGCGCTCGCCCTCGCCGAGCAGCTCCCCGCGCACGCGGAGGCCGTCCGCGCCCGCTTCGGCGGCTGA
- the nrdR gene encoding transcriptional regulator NrdR, with the protein MFCPFCRHPDSRVIDSRTTDDGLSIRRRRQCPNCGRRFSTTETASLVVIKRSGVVEPFSRDKVVTGVKKACQGRPVTESDLAVLAQKVEETIRSTGASQIEANDIGLAILAPLRDLDEVAYLRFASVYQAFESLEDFEEAIEQLRAEHGRLPARSAE; encoded by the coding sequence ATGTTCTGCCCGTTCTGCCGTCACCCCGATTCGCGCGTGATCGACTCCCGCACCACCGACGACGGGCTCTCCATCCGCCGCCGCCGCCAGTGCCCGAACTGCGGCCGCCGCTTCAGCACCACCGAGACCGCGAGCCTCGTGGTCATCAAGCGCTCGGGCGTGGTCGAGCCGTTCAGTCGCGACAAGGTCGTCACGGGCGTGAAGAAGGCGTGCCAGGGCCGGCCGGTGACCGAGTCCGACCTTGCCGTGCTCGCGCAGAAGGTCGAGGAGACCATCCGCTCGACCGGCGCGTCCCAGATCGAGGCGAACGACATCGGGCTGGCGATCCTCGCGCCGCTGCGCGACCTCGACGAGGTGGCGTACCTGCGCTTCGCGAGTGTCTACCAGGCGTTCGAGTCGCTCGAGGACTTCGAGGAGGCCATCGAGCAGCTGCGCGCCGAGCACGGTCGCCTCCCGGCCCGCTCCGCGGAGTGA
- a CDS encoding App1 family protein, with the protein MRPPHEPAPGAVRVHRAARIEDWVHGIRERSARRRGHVPTIVPYAGYGSVDWVRILCRVLLSKPPGSRGSARTRARREQGIRGWRSFTSVPVGDVAVRISIGGQEIEVVADRGGVVDATVPVSLPPGRHEAVLSTEGGADQRAPIDVIAPGTTLGIISDVDDTVMVTALPRPLLAAWNTFVLDEHARMPTPGMAVLLERLSRAHPDAPVVYLSTGAWNVAPTLTRFLSRNLYPAGTLLLTDWGPTHDRLFRSGRIHKEDNLRRLAEEFPDMHWILIGDDGQHDEAIYGEFAAEHPDRVAAIVIRQLSAGEAVLAGGRSRAELHGVTAPWISANDGATIVKRMEELGLL; encoded by the coding sequence ATGCGCCCGCCCCACGAACCCGCGCCCGGCGCGGTGCGCGTGCATCGGGCCGCGCGGATCGAGGACTGGGTGCACGGCATCCGCGAGCGGTCCGCGCGTCGCCGGGGGCACGTGCCGACCATCGTGCCGTACGCCGGCTACGGCTCGGTCGACTGGGTCCGCATCCTCTGCCGCGTCCTGCTGAGCAAGCCGCCGGGGTCCCGCGGCAGCGCCCGTACCCGGGCACGCCGGGAGCAGGGCATCCGCGGCTGGCGCAGCTTCACGAGCGTGCCCGTCGGCGACGTGGCGGTGCGCATCAGCATCGGCGGCCAGGAGATCGAGGTCGTCGCCGACCGCGGCGGCGTGGTGGACGCCACGGTGCCGGTCTCGCTCCCGCCGGGGCGTCACGAGGCGGTGCTCTCGACCGAGGGCGGCGCCGACCAGCGCGCCCCGATCGACGTGATCGCCCCGGGCACGACGCTCGGCATCATCTCCGACGTCGACGACACCGTCATGGTCACCGCGCTCCCCCGCCCGCTCCTCGCCGCATGGAACACGTTCGTGCTCGACGAGCATGCGCGCATGCCCACGCCCGGCATGGCGGTGCTCCTCGAGCGACTCTCGCGCGCCCACCCCGACGCGCCGGTCGTCTACCTCAGCACGGGGGCGTGGAACGTCGCACCCACCCTCACCCGCTTCCTGTCGCGGAACCTCTACCCCGCGGGCACCCTCCTGCTGACCGACTGGGGCCCCACCCACGACCGGCTCTTCCGCAGCGGCCGCATCCACAAGGAGGACAACCTCCGGCGCCTCGCCGAGGAGTTCCCCGACATGCACTGGATCCTCATCGGCGACGACGGCCAGCACGACGAGGCGATCTACGGCGAGTTCGCGGCCGAGCATCCCGACCGCGTGGCCGCCATCGTCATCCGCCAGCTGTCCGCGGGCGAGGCGGTGCTCGCCGGCGGCCGGTCGCGCGCCGAGCTCCACGGGGTCACGGCACCCTGGATCTCCGCGAACGACGGCGCCACGATCGTGAAGCGCATGGAGGAGCTCGGACTGCTCTGA
- a CDS encoding RluA family pseudouridine synthase, protein MEHRMLPVPDGLDGVRVDAGLAKLLGFSRTLAAEIAGGGGVRLDGVEAGKSDRLRGGAMLEVSWEPPRAPTVEPIVVPDLGIVHDDDDIVVIDKPAGVAAHPSLGWEGPTVVGALAAAGFRISTSGAPERQGVVHRLDAGTSGLMVVAKSESAYTALKRAFHDREVDKVYHALVQGLPDPLRGTIDAPIGRHPRSDWKFAVTAAGKHAVTHYETIEAFPYASLVEVHLETGRTHQIRVHMAAQRHPCTGDAMYGADPTLSARLGLTRQWLHAVELSFAHPANGEWVTFRSDYPADLAHALDVVRHD, encoded by the coding sequence ATGGAGCATCGGATGCTGCCGGTGCCCGACGGGCTCGACGGCGTGCGCGTCGATGCGGGCCTGGCGAAGCTGCTCGGGTTCTCGCGCACGCTCGCGGCCGAGATCGCCGGGGGCGGCGGCGTGCGCCTCGACGGCGTCGAGGCCGGCAAGTCCGACCGCCTGCGCGGCGGGGCGATGCTCGAGGTGTCGTGGGAGCCGCCGCGGGCGCCGACGGTCGAGCCGATCGTCGTGCCCGACCTCGGCATCGTGCACGACGACGACGACATCGTGGTGATCGACAAACCGGCGGGGGTCGCGGCGCACCCCTCGCTCGGCTGGGAGGGCCCGACCGTGGTCGGCGCCCTCGCCGCGGCGGGCTTCCGCATCTCCACCTCCGGCGCCCCCGAGCGTCAGGGCGTGGTGCACCGGCTCGACGCGGGCACCTCGGGCCTGATGGTGGTCGCGAAGTCCGAGTCCGCGTACACCGCGCTGAAGCGCGCGTTCCACGACCGCGAGGTCGACAAGGTGTACCACGCGCTCGTGCAGGGCCTGCCCGATCCGCTCCGCGGCACGATCGATGCGCCGATCGGCCGGCACCCGAGGTCCGACTGGAAGTTCGCGGTCACCGCGGCGGGCAAGCACGCCGTGACCCACTACGAGACGATCGAGGCGTTCCCGTACGCGTCGCTCGTCGAGGTGCACCTGGAGACGGGTCGCACGCACCAGATCCGCGTGCACATGGCCGCCCAGCGGCATCCGTGCACCGGCGACGCCATGTACGGGGCCGACCCCACCCTGAGCGCCCGCCTCGGCCTCACGAGGCAGTGGCTGCACGCGGTCGAACTGTCGTTCGCGCACCCGGCGAACGGCGAGTGGGTCACGTTCCGATCCGACTACCCGGCCGACCTCGCGCACGCGCTCGATGTCGTGCGGCACGATTAG
- a CDS encoding quinone-dependent dihydroorotate dehydrogenase has translation MYRILFSLVLRRIDPERAHHLAFAVIRRLPWLGIGRMVARLTGPGPELRVQALGLTFPSPFGVAAGFDKEGLAVTGLGQLGFGHVEVGTLTAIAQPGNPKPRLFRLIPDRAVINRMGFNNGGADAAALRIARMRRRPGRGPVLGVNIGKSRVTAVEDAIGDYRRSARVLAPLADYLVVNVSSPNTPGLRGLQELEALEPLLAAVRDEAGDTPLLVKIAPDLTDEQVERIARLAVDAGLAGIIATNTTISREGLRTSRSVVEAAGAGGLSGAPLAARSLEVLRQIRRVVPPELCVISVGGVETAEDVQERLDAGADLVQGYTAFIYRGPLWAASVNRGLERLRRER, from the coding sequence ATGTATCGCATCCTCTTCTCCCTGGTCCTCCGCCGCATCGACCCCGAGCGGGCGCACCACCTCGCGTTCGCGGTCATCCGTCGGCTGCCGTGGCTCGGCATCGGCCGCATGGTCGCGCGCCTGACGGGGCCCGGCCCCGAGCTGCGCGTGCAGGCGCTCGGCCTCACGTTCCCGTCGCCGTTCGGCGTCGCCGCGGGCTTCGACAAGGAAGGCCTCGCGGTCACCGGCCTGGGCCAGCTCGGATTCGGCCACGTCGAGGTCGGCACGCTCACGGCCATAGCGCAGCCCGGCAACCCGAAGCCGCGGCTGTTCCGGCTGATCCCCGACCGTGCCGTGATCAATCGCATGGGGTTCAACAACGGCGGGGCGGATGCCGCCGCGCTGCGCATCGCCCGCATGCGTCGCCGGCCCGGCCGCGGCCCCGTGCTCGGGGTCAACATCGGCAAGAGCCGCGTGACGGCGGTCGAGGACGCGATCGGCGACTACCGCCGGAGCGCGCGGGTGCTCGCGCCGCTGGCCGACTACCTGGTCGTCAACGTCAGCTCGCCGAACACGCCGGGGCTGCGCGGCCTGCAGGAGCTCGAGGCGCTCGAGCCGCTCCTCGCCGCGGTCCGCGACGAGGCGGGCGACACGCCGCTGCTCGTGAAGATCGCGCCCGACCTCACCGACGAGCAGGTCGAGCGCATCGCCCGGCTCGCGGTCGACGCCGGTCTCGCCGGCATCATCGCGACGAACACGACCATCTCCCGCGAGGGGCTGCGCACCAGCCGTTCCGTCGTCGAGGCGGCCGGTGCGGGCGGCCTGTCGGGCGCACCGCTTGCGGCGCGTTCGCTCGAGGTGCTCCGCCAGATCCGCCGGGTGGTGCCGCCGGAGCTGTGCGTGATCTCCGTCGGCGGCGTCGAGACCGCCGAGGACGTGCAGGAGCGGCTGGACGCCGGTGCCGACCTCGTGCAGGGCTACACGGCCTTCATCTACCGCGGACCGCTCTGGGCGGCGTCGGTGAACCGAGGCCTGGAGCGCCTGCGGCGCGAGCGCTGA